The following are from one region of the Acidobacteriota bacterium genome:
- a CDS encoding alpha-2-macroglobulin family protein, whose translation MNRTAVRLIFAIVILAGLIFGLGGVMKDHSKQDKTKRSTEELWKKVQAAESDGLPQTAIDHLKQIVALSLEGNRESEALKALSRQLILESLIEGNKPETRIVRIREEIDKAPAGMKTMLRVILAQWYRHYHERNRWRFMRREATAGGIDETDFTTWDLRRLFREIDTIYRDILKDEAALKKTPLAVYRDFLQAGNQPSSLRPTLYDFVAFEALDFYTSGEQAAAAPEDAFMIEASSPVLGPADKFLKFKPETTDVDSPKLRALLLYQGLLDFHRRDGDRDVFLDADLHRLRTMRNWAAGEEASSRYLERLKNIAERNSGSVMSSMADFLAAQELLAGGDAVAAYVLADRGRKAHPDSIGGKNCDALIGGITAREYDVRTERVAAAGRPSRMVVEYRNIEEIHFRAVKEDFDALISGKNAGDLLWTTDASMKKWLDRKPEAEWSARLAPTPDYKRRLEIIEIPALGPGFYRILGSYDRSFGDKENKIAAGSFWSSGLGLVLGGPGPGIEGLVVDNQSGDPVPGADITHYEYNHRTSAFNKKASTRSDSQGTFTFSETERSYTTLLLVKDASGDRLAETSVSPSYRYPNETYSRTIFFTDRSLYRPGQTIHFKGLCLRVDREADDYKILPRKKLRVVFRDANGQEIAALDLVSNDFGTVSGAFTAPADRLTGAMSISTEDPGGSCTVRVEEYKRPKFQVKIEVPEREFRLNEEISVPGEALSYTGAPIDDALVKYRVVRQVRFPVWWFYRRGPSAGESAQEIAHGTTRTDEAGKFVVAFKARPDPAVSPSSQPVFTFSITADVTDGTGETRSAGGRVRLGYAAIEANLSSDGWQEAGKPVNLRISTVTLNGKPASAKGIVEVFALRGPESPVPVDMIGETAVRESQAGDDAEFSESSDWRRWPEGDRAAASEFETRADRDKPETLSFDLPAGAYKARLKTRDSYGTDVESLYYFLVLDPSAETFRIPVPFHVAAKTYSVEPGETFEMLWGTGYERGPVLVEIYRRGRLLRRSWNDSSKTQGVLRVPVAEEWRGGFTVIAMMVKENRLYREERRVAVPWSNKRLDLQWQSFRSKLRPGQAETWSLRISGQGAEIHAAEMVASLYDVSLDQFYGHGFPGISGIFRGETSIGPAGFSNRREDLRTHRDNLRVHRGFIEPTYVRLPRDVVEDAWGYEYRMRSMPMAVPEAGAVADEAMMSVREEAPPAPAVVGGVVGGVIGGVVAGGGEPSEPGAAAPEIDLSAVQARTNLNETAFFYPHLLTDKDGVVTLEFTMPEALTEWRFLGFAHTRDLMSGSIEARTVTQKELMVQPNPPRFLREGDRLEFTVKVTNMTEKEAWGAVELRFFDPRNESSLDEALAHVAPKQTFAIPAKQSRSFSWPLAVSDGIEAAGFRAVAATKEFSDGEEGMFPVLSRSLFVRESIPLWISGKGEKTFRFNKLAESDTSPTLRHLGLTVQMASNPAWYAIQSLPFLMEYPYECSEQVFNRLYANALARTIAGSSPRIRRIFDLWKGTDALQSNLEKNEDLKSVLLQESPWVLQAKSETEAKRAIGRLFDENLMNREIGRAMGKLAEMQLADGSWPWFPGGRGNDFITLYIVTGFGRLKPLGVAGLSQEPALKAIERLDNWIREVYERILEYKTQDENNLSPTVALYLYARSFYLSERPIPDGSRKAVDYFLAQAAEHWLRLDNRQSQAHLALGLNRMGDKETARKIMRSMKERSKFDEEMGRYWAETELSWWWYRAPIETQAVMIEAFGEVMNDTQAVEECKIWLLKQKQTQDWKTTKATAEAVYALILRGTDLLASDAIVEVALGGKTVEPEKVEAGTGFYEKRFAGSEVKAAMGEIEVRKTDAGIAWGGVHWQYLEDISRITPHEQNPLTLKKSVFVRRQTRSGPVIEPVRGPLAVGDTVVVRIELRTDRDMEYVHMRDHRGSGLEPVNVLSHYKFQDGLAYYEATRDAATHFFIDYLPKGTYVFEYSLRVQHRGIYQNGMAHIECMYAPEFNSHSASVALEVK comes from the coding sequence ATGAACAGAACAGCCGTTCGTTTGATATTTGCGATCGTCATTCTGGCCGGTCTGATTTTCGGTCTGGGAGGCGTCATGAAGGATCATTCCAAACAGGACAAGACGAAACGCTCGACCGAGGAGCTCTGGAAAAAAGTCCAGGCCGCCGAGAGCGACGGCCTGCCCCAAACGGCGATCGACCATCTGAAACAGATTGTCGCCCTGAGCCTCGAAGGCAACCGCGAAAGCGAGGCCCTGAAGGCCCTGTCCCGGCAGCTCATTCTCGAATCCCTGATCGAGGGCAACAAACCCGAAACCCGGATCGTCCGGATCCGGGAGGAAATCGACAAAGCCCCCGCCGGAATGAAGACCATGCTCCGGGTCATCCTGGCCCAATGGTACCGGCACTACCACGAACGGAACAGATGGCGCTTCATGCGGCGCGAGGCGACCGCGGGCGGAATCGATGAAACGGACTTCACAACCTGGGACCTCCGCCGCCTCTTCCGCGAAATCGACACTATCTACCGGGATATTCTCAAGGATGAAGCCGCCCTGAAGAAAACGCCGCTTGCCGTCTACCGCGACTTTCTCCAGGCCGGAAATCAGCCCTCGTCGCTCCGTCCGACGCTCTACGATTTCGTCGCCTTCGAGGCGCTCGATTTCTATACGTCGGGCGAACAGGCCGCCGCCGCCCCCGAGGACGCCTTCATGATCGAGGCCTCTTCGCCCGTGCTCGGCCCGGCGGACAAGTTCCTGAAGTTCAAGCCCGAGACGACGGATGTCGATTCTCCGAAGCTCCGGGCGCTTCTTCTGTATCAGGGTCTTCTCGATTTCCATCGCCGCGACGGCGACCGGGACGTCTTCCTGGACGCCGACCTCCATCGCCTGCGGACCATGAGGAACTGGGCCGCCGGCGAGGAGGCTTCGAGCCGCTATCTCGAACGGCTGAAGAACATCGCCGAAAGAAACTCCGGTTCGGTCATGTCCTCCATGGCGGATTTCCTGGCCGCGCAGGAGCTCCTGGCCGGGGGGGATGCCGTCGCGGCCTATGTCCTCGCCGACCGGGGCCGCAAGGCCCATCCGGATTCGATCGGCGGAAAAAACTGCGACGCCCTGATCGGGGGGATCACGGCCCGCGAATACGACGTCCGCACCGAGCGCGTGGCGGCGGCCGGACGGCCATCCCGAATGGTCGTCGAATACCGCAACATCGAGGAGATCCACTTCCGCGCCGTCAAGGAGGATTTCGACGCGCTCATCTCCGGAAAGAACGCCGGGGATCTTCTATGGACGACCGACGCAAGCATGAAAAAGTGGCTCGACCGGAAGCCGGAGGCGGAGTGGTCCGCACGTCTCGCGCCGACTCCGGACTACAAACGCCGCCTGGAGATCATCGAGATTCCGGCCCTCGGCCCGGGCTTCTACCGGATCCTGGGCAGTTATGACAGGAGTTTCGGCGACAAGGAGAACAAAATCGCGGCCGGTTCGTTCTGGTCGAGCGGACTGGGCCTCGTCCTGGGAGGTCCGGGACCCGGGATCGAGGGCCTGGTCGTCGACAATCAAAGCGGCGACCCGGTCCCCGGAGCCGATATCACGCACTACGAATACAACCACAGGACCTCCGCCTTCAATAAGAAGGCTTCAACCCGCTCGGACAGCCAGGGCACATTCACCTTCTCCGAGACCGAGCGCTCCTATACCACGCTTCTCCTCGTCAAGGATGCGTCCGGAGACCGGCTCGCCGAAACCTCCGTTTCGCCCTCATACCGGTACCCGAACGAAACTTACAGCCGGACGATCTTCTTCACCGACCGGTCCCTCTACCGCCCCGGCCAGACCATCCATTTCAAGGGGCTTTGCCTGAGAGTGGACCGGGAGGCGGACGACTATAAAATCCTGCCCCGGAAGAAACTCCGGGTCGTTTTCCGCGACGCCAACGGGCAGGAGATAGCGGCCCTCGACCTCGTCTCCAACGATTTCGGGACCGTGAGCGGCGCCTTCACCGCCCCGGCCGATCGGCTGACCGGAGCCATGTCCATCTCCACGGAAGATCCCGGCGGATCGTGCACGGTCCGGGTCGAGGAATACAAGCGGCCCAAGTTCCAGGTCAAAATCGAAGTCCCGGAGCGCGAGTTCCGGCTGAACGAAGAAATCTCCGTGCCGGGTGAGGCCCTATCCTACACGGGGGCGCCGATCGACGACGCTCTCGTCAAGTACCGGGTGGTCCGCCAGGTCCGCTTCCCGGTCTGGTGGTTTTATCGAAGGGGCCCGTCGGCCGGCGAGAGCGCTCAGGAGATCGCCCACGGCACGACCCGCACGGACGAGGCGGGAAAATTCGTCGTCGCCTTCAAGGCCCGGCCCGATCCGGCCGTATCCCCATCTTCCCAACCTGTCTTCACGTTCTCCATCACGGCCGATGTCACGGACGGAACCGGAGAGACGCGGAGCGCCGGGGGCCGCGTCCGCCTGGGTTACGCCGCGATCGAGGCAAACCTTTCGAGCGACGGATGGCAGGAAGCCGGAAAACCGGTCAACCTCAGAATATCCACCGTGACCCTGAACGGCAAGCCGGCCTCGGCCAAGGGGATCGTCGAGGTGTTCGCCCTGCGCGGACCCGAAAGTCCCGTTCCCGTGGACATGATCGGAGAAACCGCCGTTCGGGAAAGTCAGGCCGGGGATGACGCGGAGTTTTCCGAGTCTTCGGACTGGCGGAGATGGCCCGAGGGCGACCGCGCCGCCGCGTCGGAGTTCGAGACGCGCGCCGACCGGGACAAGCCCGAGACCCTGTCCTTCGATCTTCCGGCGGGCGCTTACAAGGCCCGGCTGAAAACCCGGGATTCCTACGGGACGGACGTGGAATCCCTTTACTATTTCCTGGTTCTCGACCCGTCGGCCGAAACGTTCCGGATCCCCGTCCCCTTCCACGTCGCGGCGAAAACCTACTCCGTCGAGCCGGGCGAGACGTTCGAGATGCTCTGGGGGACGGGCTATGAGCGGGGACCCGTTCTGGTCGAGATCTACCGGCGCGGGCGGCTTCTCCGCCGCTCCTGGAACGACTCATCGAAAACTCAGGGCGTCCTCCGCGTCCCGGTCGCCGAAGAATGGCGGGGCGGATTCACCGTCATCGCCATGATGGTCAAGGAGAACCGCCTGTACCGCGAAGAGAGGCGCGTGGCCGTGCCCTGGTCGAACAAGCGGCTCGATCTGCAATGGCAGAGCTTCCGCTCCAAGCTCCGGCCCGGCCAGGCCGAAACCTGGTCGCTCCGGATTTCGGGGCAGGGAGCGGAAATCCATGCGGCCGAGATGGTCGCTTCTCTCTATGACGTCTCCCTCGACCAGTTCTACGGCCACGGCTTTCCCGGGATATCGGGGATATTCCGGGGCGAGACGTCCATCGGACCGGCCGGATTCTCGAACCGGCGGGAAGATCTCCGGACGCATCGCGACAATCTCCGCGTCCACCGCGGCTTCATCGAACCCACTTATGTCCGACTGCCGCGGGACGTCGTCGAGGACGCCTGGGGATACGAATACCGCATGAGGAGCATGCCCATGGCCGTGCCCGAGGCCGGAGCCGTCGCCGACGAAGCCATGATGTCGGTTCGGGAAGAGGCGCCGCCGGCGCCCGCCGTCGTCGGAGGCGTCGTTGGAGGTGTCATCGGAGGAGTCGTTGCAGGCGGAGGAGAACCCTCAGAACCCGGAGCCGCGGCACCCGAGATCGATCTCTCCGCGGTCCAGGCCCGGACGAACCTCAACGAGACGGCCTTCTTCTACCCTCACCTTTTGACCGACAAGGACGGCGTTGTCACCCTCGAATTCACGATGCCGGAAGCCCTGACCGAATGGCGGTTTCTCGGCTTCGCCCACACCCGGGACCTCATGAGCGGATCGATCGAGGCCCGGACCGTTACCCAGAAGGAACTCATGGTCCAGCCCAACCCGCCGCGTTTTCTGCGCGAAGGCGACCGTCTCGAATTCACGGTCAAGGTCACGAACATGACCGAAAAAGAGGCCTGGGGCGCCGTCGAACTGCGCTTCTTCGATCCACGAAACGAAAGCTCCCTGGACGAGGCTCTGGCCCATGTCGCGCCGAAACAGACATTTGCGATTCCGGCCAAACAGTCCCGGTCGTTCTCCTGGCCGCTCGCCGTTTCGGACGGAATCGAGGCGGCGGGTTTCCGGGCCGTCGCGGCGACGAAGGAATTTTCGGACGGCGAGGAAGGAATGTTTCCGGTCCTCAGCCGGAGCCTTTTCGTCCGAGAATCCATCCCTCTCTGGATCAGCGGCAAAGGCGAAAAGACATTCCGCTTCAACAAGCTCGCGGAATCGGACACATCCCCGACGCTCCGCCATCTTGGACTCACGGTCCAGATGGCCTCCAACCCGGCCTGGTACGCCATCCAGTCCCTGCCGTTCCTCATGGAATATCCCTACGAATGCTCCGAGCAGGTCTTCAACCGTCTCTACGCCAACGCCCTGGCCCGGACGATCGCCGGTTCCAGTCCCCGGATCCGGCGGATTTTCGACCTGTGGAAAGGAACGGACGCGCTGCAGTCCAACCTGGAAAAGAACGAGGATCTGAAGAGTGTGCTGCTCCAGGAGTCGCCCTGGGTCCTCCAGGCCAAATCCGAAACCGAGGCCAAGCGCGCGATCGGGCGGCTGTTCGACGAGAATCTCATGAACCGGGAGATCGGACGGGCCATGGGCAAACTGGCCGAAATGCAGCTCGCCGACGGATCCTGGCCCTGGTTCCCGGGCGGAAGGGGGAACGATTTTATCACCCTGTACATCGTCACCGGATTCGGACGCCTCAAGCCTCTCGGCGTCGCCGGCCTGTCCCAGGAGCCGGCCCTGAAGGCGATCGAGCGCCTGGACAACTGGATCCGGGAGGTTTACGAAAGGATTCTCGAATATAAAACCCAGGACGAAAACAACCTCAGCCCGACCGTCGCCCTCTATCTCTACGCTCGAAGCTTCTATCTGAGTGAGCGGCCTATCCCCGACGGCAGCCGGAAGGCTGTGGATTATTTCCTCGCCCAGGCTGCGGAGCATTGGCTCCGGCTCGACAACCGCCAGAGCCAGGCCCATCTCGCCCTCGGCTTAAACCGCATGGGCGACAAGGAAACGGCTCGGAAAATCATGCGCTCGATGAAGGAGCGGAGCAAATTCGACGAAGAGATGGGGCGGTACTGGGCGGAGACCGAACTCTCCTGGTGGTGGTACCGCGCGCCCATCGAAACCCAGGCCGTCATGATCGAGGCCTTCGGCGAGGTCATGAACGACACCCAAGCCGTCGAGGAATGCAAGATCTGGCTGTTGAAGCAGAAACAGACGCAGGACTGGAAGACGACCAAGGCCACGGCCGAGGCCGTCTATGCCCTGATCCTGCGGGGAACGGATCTCCTGGCTTCGGACGCGATCGTCGAAGTGGCCCTCGGCGGAAAAACCGTCGAGCCGGAAAAGGTCGAGGCCGGAACGGGGTTCTACGAGAAGCGCTTCGCCGGATCCGAAGTCAAGGCGGCCATGGGCGAAATCGAAGTCCGGAAGACGGATGCGGGAATCGCCTGGGGCGGCGTCCACTGGCAGTACCTGGAGGATATCTCCCGGATTACGCCGCATGAGCAGAATCCGCTCACACTGAAAAAATCCGTTTTCGTCAGACGCCAGACCCGGAGCGGACCCGTGATCGAACCCGTCCGGGGGCCGCTCGCCGTCGGCGACACCGTCGTCGTCCGGATCGAGCTCCGGACGGACCGCGACATGGAATATGTCCACATGCGGGACCACCGGGGCAGCGGACTCGAACCCGTGAACGTCCTGTCACACTACAAGTTCCAGGACGGGCTGGCCTACTACGAGGCGACGCGGGACGCGGCCACGCATTTCTTTATCGACTACCTGCCGAAAGGGACGTATGTCTTCGAGTACAGCCTGCGGGTCCAGCACCGGGGCATCTACCAAAACGGCATGGCCCACATCGAGTGCATGTACGCGCCGGAGTTCAACAGCCACTCGGCGAGCGTCGCCCTGGAGGTGAAGTAG
- a CDS encoding S9 family peptidase, giving the protein MTRLTKGDFHVSSNPFLGSNPPFDWSPDGTTIVFEHLESPLTADWTTSDISCVPSDGGPVRPMISRKGVDSKPRYSPDGKKIVFASDNGNTKYAFLQDFYVMPAEGGEAKKLAETHDRYSSQIMGWSADGREFTYLESSKTSQRLFALPIDGGQPRMITKSPGAYSGVAYDKNRRTMAYIYQTTELPPDIYISDTEDRNSVKLTEVNAHYPQYPMGKTEVLTWKSRDGLEVEGLLTYPVQYEKGRRYPLLLNIHGGPTGVYIQSYTAESSLYPTQVFAEEGFAVLRPNPRGSAGYGSEFRFANYNDWGFGDYEDVMSGVDKVIEMGVAHPNELCVMGWSYGGYLTSFVVTKTDRFKAASVGAGFPNLMSFTGTTDVPGFIPDYMGGQPWDRLEAYMKHSAMFNVKGVTTPTQILHGEVDTRIPIGQGLEFYNALKQQGCPTEMIVYPRTPHSPREPKFVVDITDRVLKWFNKHLGRNSKK; this is encoded by the coding sequence GTGACTCGTCTAACGAAAGGGGATTTCCATGTTTCATCGAACCCGTTTTTGGGTTCGAATCCCCCCTTCGACTGGTCCCCCGACGGGACGACGATCGTTTTCGAGCACCTGGAATCTCCCCTCACCGCAGATTGGACGACAAGCGATATCTCCTGTGTTCCTTCCGACGGCGGACCGGTGAGGCCCATGATCTCGCGGAAAGGCGTGGATTCGAAACCTCGATATTCTCCGGATGGAAAGAAAATCGTTTTTGCTTCGGATAACGGCAACACGAAATATGCCTTTCTTCAGGACTTCTATGTGATGCCTGCCGAAGGCGGAGAGGCGAAAAAACTTGCAGAGACGCATGACCGCTATTCTTCGCAAATCATGGGCTGGTCTGCCGACGGAAGAGAATTCACTTATCTGGAGTCATCCAAAACATCACAACGCCTGTTCGCCTTACCGATAGACGGCGGTCAACCGCGTATGATCACAAAGAGCCCCGGCGCGTATTCCGGAGTGGCTTACGACAAAAACAGACGGACAATGGCTTATATCTATCAGACAACCGAACTTCCCCCGGACATCTATATTTCGGATACGGAAGATCGGAATTCCGTCAAATTGACCGAGGTCAATGCCCATTACCCTCAATATCCGATGGGCAAAACGGAAGTCCTGACCTGGAAATCCCGGGACGGGCTCGAGGTGGAAGGGTTGCTGACCTACCCTGTCCAATATGAGAAGGGAAGGCGGTATCCGCTGCTTCTCAATATTCATGGGGGTCCGACAGGGGTATATATCCAATCGTATACGGCTGAGTCTTCCCTGTATCCGACCCAAGTCTTCGCAGAGGAAGGGTTTGCGGTTCTTCGCCCGAATCCGCGCGGAAGCGCCGGATATGGCAGTGAGTTCCGTTTTGCCAATTACAACGATTGGGGATTCGGCGATTATGAAGACGTCATGAGCGGAGTCGACAAGGTTATTGAAATGGGAGTTGCGCATCCGAACGAGCTCTGTGTGATGGGATGGAGCTATGGCGGCTATCTGACTTCATTTGTCGTTACGAAGACGGACCGATTCAAGGCCGCAAGTGTCGGTGCCGGTTTTCCGAATCTGATGAGTTTCACGGGAACAACCGATGTCCCGGGCTTTATTCCCGACTATATGGGAGGTCAGCCTTGGGACCGCTTGGAAGCCTATATGAAGCATTCGGCAATGTTCAATGTGAAGGGCGTCACAACTCCGACACAGATTCTTCACGGGGAAGTCGACACACGAATCCCGATCGGACAGGGATTGGAATTCTATAACGCCTTGAAACAGCAGGGCTGCCCGACGGAAATGATCGTATACCCAAGGACTCCGCATAGTCCCCGCGAACCGAAATTTGTCGTCGACATCACCGACAGGGTGTTGAAATGGTTTAACAAACACCTGGGGCGGAATTCCAAAAAATAG
- a CDS encoding M20/M25/M40 family metallo-hydrolase — protein sequence METRQPQLTTHMALLTMKTILPRSEGKSRRISPRRNFMKQPRRILVIALTLFLASFSQAQDLEPHLQKGLKTIRAMDAYHYVKKMVSPEFGGRYTGDEGYLAAANWAAKKFKEWGLEPMNKTVGYLQAFPAPYTKVKEAELTLMLQNGRSVTLTPEEDFLPMLPTDSGHHAAGAVFAGWGVHAPEMNYDDYHGLDVRGKYVLCIRGVPDPDNPAFKPHNEHRHRMKTAKEKGALGLFYIYEPHSNPNMDWIEGFTSVILSEKSADLLLEEKGFRVAELKQTLLKYQRPISFELAGKISYRVVSEFFPEGTGYNVVGIIEGSDSRLKTECIVIGGHYDHNGTHLGILFPGANDNASGSAAVVEIAEAFAHTGKRPKRSVVFVLFGGEEMGLKGSHFFVDHIPEQFSKVDAMYNLDMVGDGRKATGRATTQPPEFKKSIWDADKHVRILGKFGDITGPGGGSDYRPFNDKGIPCAALMSDGPGLHYHRSADDIYNVNPDIMAEIAKLVYIASYRWADR from the coding sequence ATGGAGACGAGGCAACCGCAATTGACAACACACATGGCTTTGTTGACAATGAAGACCATTTTGCCGAGATCGGAAGGGAAATCACGGCGTATCTCTCCAAGGAGGAATTTCATGAAACAACCGAGACGGATCCTGGTCATCGCATTGACGCTTTTTCTTGCCTCTTTTTCCCAAGCGCAGGACCTCGAGCCGCATTTGCAAAAGGGGCTGAAAACCATCAGGGCGATGGATGCCTATCATTATGTCAAAAAGATGGTCAGCCCGGAATTCGGTGGACGCTATACCGGAGATGAAGGTTATCTCGCCGCAGCAAACTGGGCGGCAAAGAAGTTCAAGGAATGGGGCCTCGAACCGATGAACAAAACCGTAGGCTACCTGCAGGCTTTCCCTGCTCCCTACACCAAGGTCAAAGAAGCGGAATTGACGCTCATGCTGCAAAACGGCAGGAGTGTCACGCTCACGCCTGAAGAAGATTTCCTGCCCATGCTTCCGACCGACAGCGGCCACCATGCAGCCGGAGCCGTATTTGCCGGATGGGGAGTTCATGCGCCTGAGATGAATTATGACGATTATCACGGCCTCGATGTCCGCGGCAAATACGTCCTCTGCATCCGCGGGGTGCCGGACCCTGACAATCCCGCTTTCAAACCGCACAATGAACACCGCCACAGAATGAAAACGGCCAAAGAAAAAGGCGCGCTTGGCCTCTTCTATATCTATGAGCCTCATTCCAATCCGAACATGGACTGGATCGAAGGATTTACTTCCGTGATTCTCAGTGAAAAATCCGCCGATCTTCTCCTTGAAGAAAAGGGATTTCGGGTTGCCGAGCTGAAGCAAACGCTTCTTAAATATCAACGCCCCATTTCGTTTGAATTGGCCGGAAAGATCAGCTACCGCGTCGTCTCAGAGTTTTTCCCGGAAGGAACAGGGTATAATGTTGTCGGAATTATCGAGGGGAGCGACTCTCGACTGAAGACGGAGTGCATTGTCATCGGCGGGCATTATGACCATAACGGCACTCACCTGGGGATCCTGTTTCCCGGCGCCAATGACAATGCGAGCGGCAGCGCTGCCGTTGTGGAGATCGCCGAGGCATTTGCCCATACGGGAAAACGCCCAAAACGCTCGGTTGTTTTTGTGTTGTTCGGCGGGGAAGAGATGGGACTGAAGGGTTCGCATTTTTTTGTCGATCATATCCCGGAACAGTTCTCCAAAGTTGACGCGATGTATAATCTTGACATGGTCGGCGACGGAAGAAAAGCGACAGGCCGGGCCACAACACAACCGCCGGAATTCAAAAAAAGCATCTGGGATGCCGACAAACATGTCCGTATCTTGGGGAAGTTCGGAGACATCACCGGCCCTGGAGGCGGCTCCGATTACCGGCCCTTTAATGACAAGGGGATTCCATGTGCGGCGCTGATGTCTGACGGCCCCGGCCTGCATTATCACAGGTCCGCCGACGATATTTATAATGTGAATCCGGATATCATGGCGGAAATCGCGAAACTGGTCTATATCGCGTCCTATCGGTGGGCGGATCGATAG
- a CDS encoding D-aminoacylase, with protein MSRLLTRREFLKTSSKTAIGWAGGGILLQGCDSRKPFDLLIRSGRVFDGTGAEEIIADIGIRGDRIVKIGGIASSRAKSIIDAKGLVVCPGFIDAHDHTDVELLVNPRAESHLRQGITTVVSGNCGGSVFPLSDETYRQRRRRLMKQYGLELDWRDIRGFFGRLKHSRSALNFSTFVGHGSIRRAVMGSDDRPPRAEELSAMKIMVEENLRDGALGISSGLAYAPGSFAQPYEIIELCRVAVKNGGMYASHLRSEDDSLLEALDETIDVAEQTGIRIQISHLKTAYPRNWPKIDDVFTRLEKAAASGIKVFCDRYPYVAGETGLSNFNFPLWACEGTTEEFLARLKDPALERRFREYLRFREEKLGSWDKVLISSIKAEQNRRFEGVSVAAASRIAGKDVFAFLRDLLIEENNQAGQIIFMGSEENLRRILAHPLVGIGCDGSAQAPYGPLGHGKSHPRSYGTFPRVLGRYVRDEEICPLREMIRKITRVPAANFGFAGRGVLKPGAFADIVIFDEYRVADRATWTEPQRYPDGIDHVIVNGVPVINNGEHSGALPGRILNRSPV; from the coding sequence ATGAGCCGGCTGTTGACCAGGAGAGAATTCCTGAAGACATCGTCCAAGACGGCGATAGGATGGGCTGGGGGAGGAATCCTGCTGCAAGGTTGTGATTCCAGGAAGCCGTTTGATTTGCTGATACGAAGCGGCCGTGTGTTCGATGGAACGGGCGCGGAAGAAATCATCGCCGACATCGGAATCCGTGGAGATCGAATTGTTAAGATCGGAGGAATCGCTTCCTCTCGGGCCAAATCCATCATCGATGCGAAGGGATTGGTGGTCTGTCCCGGTTTTATCGATGCCCATGATCATACGGATGTCGAGCTGCTGGTGAATCCCCGTGCGGAAAGTCATCTTCGACAGGGGATAACCACGGTGGTGAGCGGGAACTGCGGGGGATCCGTGTTTCCTCTTTCGGATGAAACTTATAGGCAAAGACGCAGAAGACTTATGAAGCAATATGGTCTCGAGCTTGACTGGCGGGATATCAGAGGATTTTTCGGTCGATTGAAACATTCCCGATCCGCTCTCAATTTTTCGACGTTCGTGGGACATGGGTCCATCCGGCGTGCCGTCATGGGGTCCGATGACCGGCCTCCCCGGGCCGAAGAACTGTCGGCGATGAAGATTATGGTTGAAGAAAATCTTCGAGACGGCGCCCTGGGTATTTCCAGCGGTCTGGCCTATGCGCCCGGCAGTTTCGCACAACCCTATGAAATCATCGAGCTTTGCCGGGTCGCTGTGAAGAACGGTGGTATGTACGCCTCGCATCTGCGGAGTGAGGATGATTCGCTTTTGGAAGCTTTGGATGAAACCATCGATGTTGCTGAGCAGACGGGGATTCGGATCCAAATCTCACATTTGAAGACGGCCTATCCGAGAAACTGGCCCAAGATCGACGACGTCTTCACCCGGCTGGAAAAAGCTGCGGCTTCGGGAATCAAGGTGTTCTGCGACCGGTATCCTTATGTTGCGGGGGAGACCGGACTCAGCAACTTCAATTTTCCCCTCTGGGCCTGCGAGGGCACAACCGAAGAGTTTTTGGCCCGGCTCAAGGACCCCGCCTTGGAAAGACGTTTTCGGGAATATCTCCGTTTTCGGGAGGAAAAGCTCGGTTCCTGGGACAAAGTGTTGATATCCTCGATCAAAGCCGAACAAAACCGCCGTTTCGAAGGAGTCAGTGTGGCCGCCGCCTCACGGATCGCCGGGAAAGATGTGTTCGCTTTCTTAAGAGATCTTCTTATCGAGGAAAACAATCAGGCCGGCCAGATCATCTTTATGGGGAGCGAGGAAAATCTGAGGAGGATCCTGGCACATCCCCTGGTCGGGATCGGGTGTGACGGCTCTGCCCAGGCTCCCTACGGGCCTCTCGGCCATGGAAAGTCACACCCGCGAAGCTATGGGACCTTTCCCCGTGTCCTGGGGCGATATGTGCGTGATGAAGAGATCTGTCCTCTGCGCGAAATGATTCGGAAGATAACAAGGGTTCCGGCCGCAAATTTTGGGTTCGCCGGCCGGGGTGTGCTCAAGCCGGGTGCCTTTGCGGACATCGTGATTTTCGACGAATACCGGGTCGCCGATCGAGCCACTTGGACTGAACCTCAAAGATACCCGGACGGCATCGATCACGTGATTGTGAATGGCGTGCCGGTCATCAACAATGGCGAGCATTCCGGAGCCCTGCCTGGAAGAATCCTAAACCGGAGTCCGGTCTGA